One Kitasatospora sp. MAP12-44 DNA segment encodes these proteins:
- a CDS encoding LamG-like jellyroll fold domain-containing protein → MHTSPARTPARSLLRALSALTALGLLTAGAAALPAMAQAATPVGSGAASPAAVGVQQALAQATSSGKAVQASAATTNSSTLTANPNGTLTLSQSLAPVRKKVGGSWHNLDATLVKNADGSISPSVSTSALSLSGGGSGPLASMDDAGRSLAVSLPMALPTPSLSGSTATYTNVLPSVDLSVVVDAQGGFEDTLIVKTAAAAANPALKTLQLATKTKALKLSADSAGNVSAKDASGHPVYTSQAAQMWDSATQAVSTPSKTAPLTSSKVEAAAPSSAPVASAPPSAPVTDPTTGKLVDPATGQPIASSATGPGLGAHTAPIATSVSAQTISLTPTASLLTGPGTVYPVYIDPTFIAPSAATPLDSWTNINSNFHGTSYWKTSGQLQVGDQNWQSPTFVSRSFVQLSIPSQIYDSTILSSSLNFTEDWSPSCNATGVQLWQSSYISSGTTWDNPPTLSNQVGATQTVAHGYNSSCPTAGVGFDMSSAMANAARYHWSTLTLGLKAADESDQYGWKQFANTVTYDTTYDHAPNTPDTLSTSPTTSCTGSTVGDGDVTLYARESDQDGGTVGVAFSAVNHATGATIASSDSTVLTAPSGSTLALKIPKATLEAAANSKALQVDWQAMGNDFHFTSGWSNLCSFTFDPTRPGAPVITLPSNSANCPVTAPVAGSSNPPTVGAIAEKCAFTISPAPGGVTPSSYVYQLNGGAPHALAASSGSVTITPGRITNTLTVTSLSAGANYGDTASTVFTSAAPATPAADSDLTGSGIADLLTVGGQHQLPAGLWLNSGQAGPGHPGNGHINSSATDIGLHGSGINTTGGTGTGSPADYAGAIAFSGRFTNDNLQDVLVYYPAGPHAGVGEIIPGNGDGSALNSTSATIIQSGALFDSNNDSPVQLANAGNTTGDNNPYPDLIGISGDATSGYSLNLYPGSSPIGTYGTQGGIGNTIPVINTSTGAPLPTPAGGADWNSWTIATTQLPTTSPTPGTAMYLWNKSTGDLYLWTGLAYNATTGALGYTQTKVAAGWNTNAALTLQAADINGDGTPDLWATDASGKVTANLMAAGDSAFQGTAPTDTLAPLAHAWDLDDQTSGAVGANTATDQAGSTPLPLSAVGTGAPSWGTGDVFSPDISMNTGVATTSQALTTSAPALNLSGDFSLSIWARPNILGGVTVSQSGAHSSGLIVFPDANTKQWFFCLAPTDTTGWVYDCVHGSSVTTGVWTHLTVTYSAANKLMALYVNGVDAASGPHTPVASTLFRGNLVVGDYLYNNAPYSYFNGAVSQLQTWSQALTPNQVAGASGTPGAVLFPSDSTTYPSGSSWSSNANTMSFNQGQLTVTVAGSPLYQVGTASNPGAVMTMQSDGNLVAYPTATDAANQTNALWATGTNGDTGASLLLQPDGNLVLYTANGAPAWVSNTSFLGADQWQLTSATAGADTAGTNPAAPSSSVTWAANHDGTANGAAVFNGTDSVVRATAPAVNSSTSYTVSCWLKINALSGSQIALGQGTVNHQAFYLGYSNAMGGWIFQTTTTDDASSAFPTAMSPATAGTWTHLTGVYDVGSHTMTLYVNGVAKATATNTTPQYNTGGPLDIGANSLAGSTALYDQVNGSVSDVRTYPTALSAAQVTTLYSNSSLLSADQWQLTSATAGADTAGTNPAAPSSSVTWAANHDGTANGAAVFNGTDSVVRATAPAVNSSTSYTVSCWLKINALSGSQIALGQGTVNHQAFYLGYSNAMGGWIFQTTTTDDASSAFPTAMSPATAGTWTHLTGVYDVGSHTMTLYVNGVAKATATNTTPQYNTGGPLDIGANSLAGSTALYDQVNGSVSDVRTYPTALSAAQVTTLYSNS, encoded by the coding sequence ATGCACACCTCCCCCGCGCGTACACCTGCGCGCTCGCTGCTGCGAGCGCTCAGCGCGTTGACAGCACTCGGCCTGCTGACCGCAGGCGCCGCCGCACTGCCCGCCATGGCCCAGGCGGCCACTCCAGTCGGCAGCGGTGCCGCGAGCCCGGCCGCGGTAGGTGTGCAGCAGGCGCTCGCGCAGGCCACGTCCTCGGGCAAGGCCGTTCAGGCCAGCGCGGCGACGACCAACAGCAGCACGCTGACCGCCAACCCCAACGGGACCCTGACCCTGAGCCAGTCCCTCGCGCCGGTCCGCAAGAAGGTGGGCGGCAGCTGGCACAACCTCGACGCGACGCTGGTGAAGAACGCCGACGGCAGCATCTCGCCATCGGTGTCCACCAGCGCCCTGTCGTTGTCCGGCGGCGGCAGCGGACCGCTGGCCTCCATGGACGACGCCGGACGGTCCCTGGCCGTCTCGCTGCCGATGGCCCTGCCGACACCGAGCCTCTCCGGCAGCACCGCCACCTACACGAACGTCCTGCCCTCGGTGGACCTGTCAGTGGTCGTGGACGCCCAAGGCGGTTTCGAGGACACCCTGATCGTCAAGACCGCGGCGGCCGCGGCGAATCCGGCGCTCAAGACCCTGCAGCTGGCCACCAAGACCAAGGCGCTGAAGCTGTCCGCGGACAGTGCGGGCAACGTGAGTGCGAAGGACGCGTCGGGCCACCCGGTCTACACCTCGCAGGCCGCCCAGATGTGGGACTCCGCGACGCAAGCCGTGTCCACCCCGTCAAAGACCGCCCCGCTCACGTCCTCCAAGGTCGAGGCCGCTGCGCCGAGCTCCGCACCGGTGGCCTCCGCGCCGCCGAGCGCACCGGTGACCGACCCGACCACGGGCAAGCTGGTCGACCCCGCCACTGGCCAGCCGATCGCCTCCTCGGCAACCGGCCCGGGCCTGGGCGCGCACACCGCACCGATCGCCACCAGCGTGTCCGCTCAGACGATCTCGCTCACCCCGACGGCATCCCTGCTCACCGGCCCCGGCACGGTGTACCCGGTCTACATCGACCCCACCTTCATCGCACCCTCGGCAGCCACCCCGCTGGACTCCTGGACCAATATCAACTCGAACTTCCACGGCACCAGTTACTGGAAGACGTCCGGCCAGCTGCAGGTCGGCGACCAGAACTGGCAGTCACCCACGTTCGTCTCACGGTCCTTCGTGCAGCTGTCGATACCGTCGCAGATCTACGACTCCACCATCCTGTCCTCCAGCCTGAACTTCACCGAGGACTGGTCGCCCTCGTGCAACGCCACCGGCGTGCAGTTGTGGCAGTCCAGCTACATCTCCTCCGGCACCACCTGGGACAACCCGCCCACCCTGAGCAACCAGGTCGGCGCCACCCAGACCGTCGCCCACGGCTACAACTCCTCCTGTCCCACCGCGGGCGTCGGCTTCGACATGTCCAGCGCGATGGCCAACGCCGCGCGGTACCACTGGTCTACGCTCACCCTGGGCCTCAAGGCCGCGGACGAGTCGGACCAGTACGGCTGGAAGCAGTTCGCGAACACCGTCACCTACGACACCACCTACGACCACGCCCCCAACACGCCCGACACCCTGAGCACCTCGCCGACCACCTCCTGCACCGGCAGCACGGTGGGAGACGGCGACGTGACCCTGTACGCCAGGGAAAGCGACCAGGACGGCGGCACCGTGGGTGTCGCATTCTCCGCGGTGAACCACGCCACCGGAGCCACCATCGCCAGCAGCGACTCCACCGTGCTGACCGCCCCCTCGGGCAGCACCCTCGCGCTGAAGATCCCCAAGGCAACCCTTGAAGCGGCCGCCAACAGCAAGGCCCTCCAAGTCGACTGGCAGGCCATGGGCAACGACTTCCACTTCACCAGTGGCTGGTCCAACCTGTGCTCCTTCACCTTCGACCCCACCCGGCCCGGCGCTCCGGTGATCACCCTGCCCAGCAACAGCGCCAACTGCCCCGTCACCGCCCCTGTGGCCGGCAGCAGCAACCCGCCGACCGTGGGCGCCATCGCTGAGAAGTGCGCCTTCACCATCAGCCCCGCTCCAGGTGGTGTCACCCCGTCCAGCTACGTCTACCAGCTCAACGGCGGCGCCCCGCACGCCCTGGCCGCCAGCAGCGGATCGGTCACGATCACGCCCGGCCGCATCACGAACACGCTGACAGTCACCAGCCTCTCGGCCGGCGCCAACTACGGCGACACGGCAAGTACGGTCTTCACCTCCGCCGCCCCCGCCACGCCCGCCGCCGACAGTGACCTCACCGGCAGCGGCATCGCGGACCTGCTCACCGTGGGCGGCCAGCACCAGCTGCCCGCCGGACTGTGGCTCAACTCGGGACAGGCCGGCCCCGGCCACCCCGGCAACGGCCATATCAACTCTTCCGCCACCGACATCGGCCTCCACGGCAGTGGAATCAACACCACGGGCGGCACCGGCACCGGCTCGCCCGCCGACTACGCCGGCGCGATCGCTTTCAGCGGCCGGTTCACCAACGACAACCTGCAGGACGTCCTGGTCTACTACCCCGCCGGCCCCCACGCCGGAGTGGGCGAGATCATCCCCGGAAACGGCGACGGCTCGGCCCTGAACTCCACCAGCGCCACGATCATCCAATCCGGGGCCCTGTTCGACAGCAACAACGACAGCCCTGTCCAGCTCGCCAATGCCGGAAACACCACCGGCGACAACAACCCCTACCCCGACCTGATCGGCATCTCCGGCGACGCCACCTCCGGCTACAGCCTGAACCTCTACCCCGGCAGCTCGCCGATCGGCACCTACGGCACCCAGGGCGGCATCGGCAACACCATCCCCGTCATCAACACCAGCACGGGCGCCCCCCTGCCCACTCCCGCCGGTGGGGCCGACTGGAACAGCTGGACCATCGCCACCACCCAGCTCCCCACCACCAGCCCCACCCCGGGCACGGCGATGTACCTGTGGAACAAGTCCACCGGCGACCTCTACCTGTGGACCGGCCTGGCCTACAACGCCACCACCGGCGCCCTGGGCTACACCCAGACCAAGGTCGCGGCCGGTTGGAACACCAACGCCGCGCTCACCCTGCAGGCGGCCGACATCAACGGTGACGGCACCCCGGACCTGTGGGCCACCGACGCCTCGGGCAAGGTGACCGCCAACCTGATGGCCGCTGGCGACAGTGCCTTCCAGGGCACCGCGCCCACCGACACCCTGGCCCCACTTGCTCACGCCTGGGACCTGGACGACCAGACCAGCGGCGCGGTGGGCGCCAACACGGCCACCGACCAGGCCGGCAGCACTCCCCTGCCGTTGTCCGCAGTCGGCACCGGCGCCCCCTCTTGGGGCACCGGCGACGTGTTCAGTCCCGACATCAGCATGAACACTGGTGTCGCCACCACCAGCCAGGCGCTGACCACCTCGGCGCCTGCCCTGAACCTCAGCGGCGATTTCAGTCTCTCGATCTGGGCCCGGCCCAACATCCTGGGCGGGGTGACCGTCTCGCAGAGCGGGGCCCACTCTTCGGGGCTGATCGTCTTCCCGGACGCCAACACCAAGCAGTGGTTCTTCTGCCTGGCTCCCACCGACACCACCGGCTGGGTCTACGACTGCGTGCACGGTTCCAGCGTCACCACGGGTGTCTGGACGCACCTGACCGTCACCTACAGTGCCGCGAACAAGCTCATGGCCCTGTACGTCAACGGCGTTGACGCCGCCAGCGGCCCGCACACCCCCGTCGCCTCCACGCTGTTCCGTGGCAACCTGGTCGTGGGCGACTACCTCTACAACAACGCGCCCTACTCCTACTTCAACGGAGCGGTCTCCCAACTGCAGACCTGGAGCCAGGCCCTGACCCCGAACCAGGTCGCCGGCGCCTCCGGAACCCCCGGTGCTGTGCTCTTTCCCTCCGACAGCACCACCTACCCCAGCGGATCCAGCTGGAGCAGCAACGCCAACACCATGTCCTTCAACCAGGGCCAGCTGACGGTCACCGTCGCCGGCAGCCCGCTCTACCAGGTCGGCACCGCAAGCAACCCGGGCGCGGTGATGACCATGCAGAGCGACGGCAACCTGGTCGCCTACCCGACCGCCACCGATGCCGCCAACCAGACCAACGCCCTGTGGGCCACCGGCACCAACGGCGACACGGGTGCGTCGCTGCTGCTGCAGCCCGACGGCAACCTGGTCCTCTACACCGCGAACGGCGCCCCGGCCTGGGTCAGTAACACCTCCTTCCTCGGCGCCGACCAGTGGCAGCTCACCAGTGCCACTGCCGGGGCCGACACTGCGGGTACCAACCCCGCCGCCCCCAGCAGCAGCGTCACCTGGGCCGCCAACCACGACGGCACCGCGAACGGTGCGGCTGTCTTCAACGGGACCGACTCCGTCGTCCGCGCCACCGCGCCCGCCGTCAACAGCAGCACCAGCTACACCGTCTCCTGTTGGCTGAAGATCAACGCCCTGTCCGGATCCCAGATCGCCCTGGGCCAGGGAACCGTCAACCACCAGGCCTTCTACCTCGGTTACAGCAACGCCATGGGCGGCTGGATCTTCCAGACGACCACGACCGACGACGCGTCCAGCGCCTTCCCGACCGCCATGTCGCCCGCCACCGCCGGCACCTGGACTCACCTGACCGGCGTCTACGACGTCGGCAGCCACACCATGACGCTCTACGTCAACGGCGTTGCCAAGGCCACCGCCACCAACACCACCCCCCAGTACAACACCGGCGGACCCCTCGACATCGGAGCCAACAGCCTCGCCGGCTCCACCGCCCTCTACGACCAGGTCAACGGCAGCGTCAGCGACGTCCGCACCTACCCCACCGCCCTGAGCGCCGCCCAGGTCACCACCCTCTACAGCAACTCCTCCTTGCTCAGCGCCGACCAGTGGCAGCTCACCAGTGCCACTGCCGGAGCCGACACTGCGGGTACCAACCCCGCCGCCCCCAGCAGCAGCGTCACCTGGGCCGCCAACCACGACGGCACCGCGAACGGTGCGGCTGTCTTCAACGGGACCGACTCCGTCGTCCGCGCCACCGCGCCCGCCGTCAACAGCAGCACCAGCTACACCGTCTCCTGTTGGCTGAAGATCAACGCCCTGTCCGGATCCCAGATCGCCCTGGGCCAGGGAACCGTCAACCACCAGGCCTTCTACCTCGGTTACAGCAACGCCATGGGCGGCTGGATCTTCCAGACGACCACGACCGACGACGCGTCCAGCGCCTTCCCGACCGCCATGTCGCCCGCCACCGCCGGCACCTGGACTCACCTGACCGGCGTCTACGACGTCGGCAGCCACACCATGACGCTCTACGTCAACGGCGTTGCCAAGGCCACCGCCACCAACACCACCCCCCAGTACAACACCGGCGGACCCCTCGACATCGGAGCCAACAGCCTCGCCGGCTCCACCGCCCTCTACGACCAGGTCAACGGCAGCGTCAGCGACGTCCGCACCTACCCCACCGCCCTGAGCGCCGCCCAGGTCACCACCCTCTACAGCAACTCCTGA